In the Kineosporiaceae bacterium genome, one interval contains:
- the hemE gene encoding uroporphyrinogen decarboxylase, with product MPTTSALLDACHRRPVSHTPVWFMRQAGRSLPEYRRVREGVAMLESCRRPELVAEITLQPVRRYGVDAAIFFSDIVVPLAAVGLGVEIRPGVGPVVDEPFRTAADLDRLPELDPAQVPDIAEAVRLVVAELGSTPLIGFAGAPFTLASYLIEGGPSRDLHRTKALMYGDPPLWDALMQRLAAISATFLQVQIAAGARAVQLFDSWVGALPAADYRRFVQPASATTLAAVHRAHPGVPRIHFGVGTGELLADIGAAGAEVVGVDFRVPLEEASRRLGPAYAVQGNLDPALLFAPWEVLSERVRATVEAGRRAPGHVFNLGHGVPPSADPDVLARVVDLVHSL from the coding sequence ATGCCCACGACGTCCGCCCTGCTCGATGCCTGTCACCGCCGTCCGGTGAGCCACACGCCGGTCTGGTTCATGCGTCAGGCCGGCCGGTCACTGCCCGAGTACCGCCGGGTGCGCGAGGGCGTGGCGATGTTGGAGTCGTGCCGCCGACCGGAGCTGGTGGCCGAGATCACCCTGCAGCCGGTACGCCGCTACGGCGTCGACGCGGCGATCTTCTTCTCCGACATCGTGGTGCCGCTGGCTGCGGTCGGCCTGGGGGTCGAGATCAGGCCGGGCGTGGGGCCGGTGGTGGACGAACCGTTCCGCACCGCGGCCGACCTCGACCGGTTGCCCGAGTTGGACCCCGCGCAGGTGCCGGACATCGCCGAGGCGGTGCGGCTGGTGGTCGCCGAGCTGGGCTCCACCCCGCTGATCGGGTTCGCGGGGGCTCCGTTCACGTTGGCCAGCTATCTGATCGAGGGTGGTCCGAGCCGAGACCTGCACCGGACCAAGGCGTTGATGTACGGCGATCCGCCGTTGTGGGATGCCCTGATGCAGCGGTTGGCGGCGATCTCGGCGACGTTCCTGCAGGTGCAGATCGCGGCCGGGGCACGCGCCGTCCAGCTGTTCGACTCCTGGGTGGGGGCGCTGCCCGCGGCCGACTACCGGCGCTTCGTGCAGCCGGCCTCGGCCACCACGCTGGCCGCCGTCCACCGGGCGCACCCCGGCGTGCCGAGGATCCACTTCGGCGTCGGCACCGGGGAGTTGCTCGCCGACATCGGCGCGGCGGGCGCCGAGGTGGTCGGCGTGGACTTCCGGGTGCCGTTGGAGGAGGCGAGCCGCCGTCTCGGCCCGGCCTACGCCGTCCAGGGCAATCTCGATCCGGCGCTGCTGTTCGCTCCCTGGGAGGTGCTGTCCGAGCGGGTACGTGCCACGGTCGAGGCCGGACGCCGAGCGCCAGGGCACGTGTTCAACCTGGGGCACGGCGTACCACCCTCCGCCGACCCGGACGTGTTGGCCCGGGTCGTCGACCTGGTGCACTCGCTCTGA
- a CDS encoding PepSY domain-containing protein, translating to MSTTSDHGTAVTTTEEVPDVAHDERATTPRTGNGVFRAFWRWHFYASVLVIPIMAMLALTGLIYLFRWQIDPVMHPGVLTVSVPEHGAPIPLSRQEAAVHAAFPDQTVTAVQQGAENRATFFTVQTGEDSSRNVYVDPFTGKVLGSLGETDLLSNLAVQVHGSIVFGSLRDIELFHDPIVDDTFTVGTAGDRIIELAACWAIVMTLTGYYLFFRGRAARLRRKASAAVGAKLRNQHGVTGAVIGAGILLLVFSGLPWTGLWGSVVQKWASGHSASLWGEDPGATSTLGEKLTEIGSNSAPAPWAEGAAPMPESMPESMPGMDHGTDAAGSSSSGTISIDRVMTAAASDGLPQPYYITYPDEKDGVFSVLADQWHDKSNPAFTNVGKERTAHVDQYSGQVVARYGYSDYTVAAKTVSQGIALHEGRRFGSFNTMASTAFCLAVLFLCISGPLMWWRRRPTGGGVAAPRGKMPWKATPWLIAAGVALAIFFPLFGASLLLVLAFDQLVLTRVPRLARTFNRV from the coding sequence ATGTCGACCACCTCCGATCACGGCACCGCCGTGACCACGACCGAGGAGGTGCCCGACGTCGCCCACGACGAACGGGCCACCACCCCACGCACCGGGAATGGGGTGTTCCGCGCCTTCTGGCGCTGGCACTTCTACGCCTCCGTCCTGGTCATCCCGATCATGGCCATGCTGGCCCTGACCGGCCTGATCTACCTGTTCCGCTGGCAGATCGACCCGGTGATGCACCCCGGGGTGCTCACGGTGAGCGTGCCCGAGCACGGTGCGCCGATCCCGTTGAGCCGCCAGGAGGCGGCCGTCCACGCCGCCTTCCCCGACCAGACCGTCACCGCGGTGCAGCAGGGCGCCGAGAACCGGGCGACCTTCTTCACCGTGCAGACCGGTGAGGATTCGAGTCGCAACGTCTACGTCGACCCCTTCACGGGCAAGGTCCTGGGCTCACTGGGCGAGACCGACCTGCTGTCCAACCTGGCCGTTCAGGTGCACGGCAGCATCGTCTTCGGCAGCCTGCGCGACATCGAGCTGTTCCACGACCCCATCGTCGACGACACCTTCACCGTGGGTACCGCCGGCGACCGGATCATCGAGCTCGCCGCCTGCTGGGCGATCGTGATGACCCTCACCGGGTACTACCTGTTCTTCCGGGGTCGCGCGGCGCGGTTGCGGCGCAAGGCATCTGCCGCGGTCGGGGCGAAGCTGCGCAACCAGCACGGCGTCACCGGCGCGGTGATCGGCGCGGGCATCCTGCTGCTGGTGTTCTCCGGCCTGCCCTGGACCGGTCTGTGGGGCAGCGTGGTGCAGAAGTGGGCCTCGGGTCACTCGGCCAGCCTGTGGGGTGAGGACCCCGGTGCGACCTCGACGCTGGGCGAGAAGCTGACCGAGATCGGCAGCAACTCGGCCCCGGCACCGTGGGCCGAGGGCGCGGCGCCGATGCCCGAATCGATGCCGGAATCGATGCCCGGCATGGATCACGGCACCGATGCCGCCGGCAGTTCGTCGTCCGGCACGATCTCGATCGATCGGGTGATGACCGCGGCGGCGAGCGACGGGCTACCGCAGCCGTACTACATCACCTACCCCGACGAGAAGGACGGGGTGTTCTCGGTGCTGGCCGATCAGTGGCACGACAAGTCCAACCCGGCGTTCACCAACGTCGGCAAGGAGCGCACCGCCCACGTCGACCAGTACAGCGGTCAGGTCGTGGCCCGCTACGGCTACTCCGACTACACCGTGGCGGCCAAGACGGTCAGCCAGGGCATCGCGCTGCACGAGGGCCGACGTTTCGGCTCGTTCAACACCATGGCCAGCACGGCGTTCTGCCTCGCCGTGCTGTTCCTGTGCATCAGCGGCCCGCTGATGTGGTGGCGGCGCCGTCCCACCGGCGGCGGGGTCGCGGCCCCGCGCGGCAAGATGCCGTGGAAGGCCACGCCGTGGCTGATCGCGGCAGGCGTCGCCTTGGCGATCTTCTTCCCGCTGTTCGGCGCGAGCCTGCTGCTGGTGCTCGCCTTCGACCAGTTGGTGCTCACCCGGGTGCCACGCCTGGCTCGCACGTTCAACCGGGTCTGA
- a CDS encoding ribonuclease D, which produces MSEGAPEVGAEIEAPPPAPPLTRLDVPRDGTPAVIADPHALATAVAALAAGTGPVAVDAERASGHRYGQRAFLVQLRREGAGTLLVDPAALPDLSPLGAAIQDAEWILHAAGQDLPCLAEVGMRPSRLFDTELGSRLAGLARVGLAAVVEQLLGLGLAKEHSAVDWSTRPLPEPWLRYAALDVEVLIELRDVLAADLEHQGKLAWAQEEFAALAAAPPPPPRVDPWRRTSGLHRLRTRRQLAALRELWLAREQLARDQDVSPGRLVPDSSLVEAASARPTNARDLAALTTFTGRAARRQLPLWVEALARAAALPDAELPPQHLPADGPPPARVWADKDPVAAARLTRARAAIQVIATEHTLPVENLISPDAVRRLCWSPPEPVEVEAVRAMLADLGVRTWQLDLTVDTLTEALG; this is translated from the coding sequence GTGAGTGAGGGTGCGCCTGAGGTCGGAGCCGAGATCGAGGCGCCCCCGCCTGCGCCGCCGCTGACCCGTCTGGACGTGCCACGGGACGGCACCCCGGCCGTCATCGCCGACCCGCACGCCCTGGCCACCGCCGTCGCCGCTCTGGCCGCCGGAACCGGGCCGGTCGCGGTGGACGCCGAGCGTGCCTCCGGTCACCGCTACGGCCAACGGGCCTTCCTGGTGCAACTGCGCCGCGAGGGCGCCGGCACCCTGCTGGTCGATCCGGCCGCACTGCCGGATCTGTCCCCGCTGGGCGCGGCGATCCAGGACGCCGAGTGGATCCTGCACGCGGCAGGACAGGACCTCCCGTGCCTGGCCGAGGTCGGCATGCGGCCCAGCCGACTGTTCGACACCGAACTCGGCTCGCGCCTGGCCGGTCTGGCCCGGGTCGGCCTGGCCGCTGTGGTCGAGCAGCTGCTCGGGCTGGGGCTGGCCAAGGAGCACTCCGCCGTCGACTGGTCCACCCGGCCACTGCCCGAGCCCTGGCTGCGCTACGCCGCGCTCGACGTCGAGGTGTTGATCGAGCTGCGGGACGTCCTGGCCGCCGACCTCGAACACCAGGGCAAGCTCGCCTGGGCGCAGGAGGAGTTCGCCGCCCTGGCCGCCGCCCCGCCACCGCCGCCGCGGGTCGACCCCTGGCGGCGCACCTCCGGTCTGCACCGGCTGCGCACCCGGCGCCAGTTGGCTGCCCTGCGCGAGCTGTGGCTGGCGCGGGAACAACTGGCCCGCGACCAGGACGTCTCCCCCGGACGTCTGGTGCCCGATTCCTCGCTGGTCGAGGCCGCCTCGGCCCGACCCACGAACGCTCGCGACCTGGCGGCGCTGACCACGTTCACCGGGCGGGCCGCCCGGCGCCAGCTGCCGCTCTGGGTGGAGGCGCTCGCCCGAGCAGCCGCCTTGCCGGACGCCGAGCTCCCCCCGCAGCACCTGCCCGCCGACGGGCCGCCGCCCGCCCGGGTCTGGGCCGACAAGGATCCGGTGGCCGCCGCCCGGCTCACCCGCGCGCGCGCCGCGATTCAGGTGATCGCCACCGAGCACACGCTGCCGGTCGAGAACCTGATCAGCCCGGACGCCGTCCGGCGGCTGTGCTGGTCGCCCCCGGAACCGGTCGAGGTGGAGGCGGTCCGGGCCATGCTGGCTGATCTCGGGGTCCGTACCTGGCAGCTGGACCTGACCGTGGACACCCTGACCGAGGCCCTGGGCTGA
- a CDS encoding DUF3000 domain-containing protein, whose protein sequence is MPDDAPEEFAAAMQSLRSVRLRPEIVLEEVPAPQRIAPHAVAVSADVLQDDEELATGRFVLLYDPAGQDAWEGRFRAVTFVRAALEPDLGADPMIGQVGWTWLQECLDAAGAEYTAAGGTVTRVVSESFGALAQRPATVEIEVRASWTPLADVASHLEAWAALLCTVGGLPPLPAGVAPLPRRRS, encoded by the coding sequence ATGCCGGACGACGCGCCCGAGGAGTTTGCGGCCGCGATGCAGAGCTTGCGCTCAGTGCGCTTACGGCCCGAGATCGTCCTCGAGGAAGTGCCTGCTCCGCAACGCATCGCCCCCCATGCGGTGGCGGTGAGCGCCGACGTACTGCAGGACGACGAAGAACTCGCCACCGGCCGATTCGTGTTGCTCTACGACCCTGCGGGCCAGGATGCCTGGGAGGGCCGGTTCCGGGCCGTCACCTTCGTGCGGGCGGCACTCGAACCGGACCTCGGCGCCGACCCGATGATCGGCCAGGTCGGCTGGACCTGGCTTCAGGAGTGCCTCGACGCCGCCGGCGCCGAGTACACCGCCGCGGGGGGAACCGTCACCCGAGTGGTCTCCGAGAGCTTCGGTGCGCTGGCCCAGCGTCCGGCGACGGTCGAGATCGAGGTACGGGCGTCCTGGACGCCACTCGCGGACGTCGCCTCGCACCTCGAGGCGTGGGCGGCCCTGTTGTGCACCGTGGGTGGGCTGCCACCACTGCCGGCCGGCGTGGCCCCGCTGCCGCGCCGTCGCAGCTGA
- a CDS encoding DUF4349 domain-containing protein codes for MTTPRSPRPAGTPRVSGVRRAATALAIGLTLLGTGLLAGCGSGSETSSGSAAGGEAPAVAAPAEGMADQAGGAGSAAGAKQEAGATAAAAAAAERRIVRNAEITIEVKQLAPAATRVRQLATDLGGFVATESTGYSAPVGAKSDTTSGREVVREAQIGQSVLVLRVPEPKFNQALDRSAGVGTEVSRTSTAEDVTGDIADLASRTATQKASVARVRQLLADAKNLSDVVLLESELTKREAELEALQARLATLADRADLATLTVVLQTPDVAPAEEENRFTRALASGWDALVSATAVLVTLIGGLIPFAVVGALIGIPLWRWRRSRRRPARQPAPLAPPAPQDPLIPAGLGAASGSQSPQPPQPPTP; via the coding sequence GTGACCACGCCCCGCTCGCCCCGCCCAGCCGGCACCCCTCGGGTGTCCGGCGTCCGGCGGGCTGCCACTGCCCTGGCCATCGGCCTGACCCTGCTCGGCACCGGGCTGCTCGCCGGTTGCGGCAGTGGATCCGAGACGTCGAGCGGCTCTGCCGCCGGGGGCGAGGCCCCCGCTGTGGCCGCGCCCGCCGAAGGGATGGCCGATCAGGCCGGCGGCGCGGGTTCGGCGGCCGGCGCCAAGCAGGAGGCCGGTGCGACCGCCGCAGCCGCAGCCGCCGCCGAACGACGGATCGTCCGGAACGCCGAGATCACCATCGAGGTGAAACAGCTCGCACCCGCCGCCACCCGGGTCCGCCAGCTGGCCACCGATCTGGGCGGTTTCGTCGCCACCGAGAGCACCGGCTACTCCGCCCCTGTCGGTGCCAAGTCCGACACCACCTCGGGCAGGGAGGTGGTGCGCGAGGCGCAGATCGGGCAATCGGTGCTGGTGCTGCGCGTGCCCGAACCGAAGTTCAATCAGGCCCTCGACCGCTCCGCCGGGGTGGGCACGGAGGTCAGCCGAACCTCGACCGCCGAGGACGTCACCGGCGATATCGCCGATCTGGCCAGTCGCACCGCCACCCAGAAGGCGAGCGTGGCCCGGGTGCGACAGCTTCTCGCCGACGCCAAGAACCTCTCGGACGTCGTGCTGCTCGAGTCCGAGCTGACCAAACGTGAGGCCGAGCTCGAGGCACTCCAGGCGCGCCTGGCCACCCTCGCCGACCGGGCCGACCTGGCCACGCTGACGGTGGTGCTGCAGACCCCCGACGTGGCCCCCGCCGAGGAGGAGAACCGCTTCACGCGAGCCCTGGCCAGCGGGTGGGACGCCCTGGTGTCGGCCACAGCCGTGCTCGTCACCCTGATCGGGGGGCTGATCCCGTTCGCCGTGGTCGGCGCCCTCATCGGGATCCCACTCTGGCGGTGGCGTCGCTCGCGGCGGCGTCCGGCTCGCCAACCTGCGCCCCTCGCGCCGCCGGCCCCGCAGGATCCCCTGATCCCGGCCGGCCTCGGCGCCGCGTCCGGCTCACAGTCACCCCAACCACCCCAACCACCCACTCCCTGA
- a CDS encoding alpha/beta fold hydrolase, with protein sequence MARTARRAVLPAAVGAATAALGAAGVSALATVLARRAVTPEVGERADDVQVLGVGAGTVTLRASEETIAPGRYGLWLDGGLGHARLGEVIDHDEHSGTVTRRVLGVDQGHLREGGARWNQYLYAGTPRSALGLEHHDVTVDSDLGPLPAWLVPPADSEPRNGTWVIMVHGRGATREECLRALPVVHRLGFASLVVSYRNDRDVDTPARRSRYHLGESEWRDVEAAVVHALTQGARDVVLMGWSMGGAIVLQLLDRSWTRDRVGSVVFDGPVIDWRDVLDHHARVNRVPYRIGRLSQALLAHSHGRRLAQLETALPLDRMDWVARADELVVPMLVLHSDDDEFVPSGPSRRLALARPDLVHLVSFRGARHTKEWNVDSEAWDAAVARFLLRD encoded by the coding sequence CTGGCCAGGACGGCGCGGCGGGCCGTCCTGCCCGCGGCGGTCGGGGCGGCCACGGCGGCGCTGGGTGCCGCCGGCGTGTCGGCGCTGGCCACGGTGCTCGCCCGGCGGGCGGTCACCCCCGAGGTCGGCGAGCGGGCGGACGACGTCCAGGTGCTCGGCGTGGGTGCCGGCACCGTGACGTTGCGCGCCAGTGAGGAGACGATCGCCCCGGGACGCTACGGCCTCTGGCTGGACGGTGGCCTGGGCCACGCCCGGCTCGGCGAGGTGATCGATCACGACGAGCACTCGGGCACCGTGACCCGCCGCGTGCTCGGGGTCGACCAGGGCCACCTGCGTGAGGGTGGCGCCCGCTGGAACCAGTACCTCTACGCCGGGACGCCGCGCAGCGCGCTCGGTCTGGAGCATCACGACGTCACCGTCGACAGCGACCTCGGGCCGTTGCCCGCCTGGCTGGTGCCCCCTGCGGACTCGGAGCCGCGCAACGGCACCTGGGTGATCATGGTGCACGGGCGCGGCGCGACCCGGGAGGAGTGCCTGCGGGCGCTGCCGGTGGTGCACCGGCTCGGGTTCGCCTCGCTGGTGGTCAGTTACCGCAACGACCGGGACGTCGACACTCCGGCCCGCCGCTCGCGCTATCACCTGGGGGAGTCGGAGTGGCGTGACGTCGAGGCGGCCGTCGTCCACGCGCTGACCCAGGGTGCCCGTGACGTGGTGCTGATGGGGTGGTCGATGGGCGGGGCCATCGTGCTGCAGTTGCTCGATCGGTCCTGGACCCGCGACCGGGTCGGTTCCGTCGTGTTCGATGGCCCGGTCATCGATTGGCGTGACGTCCTGGATCACCACGCCCGGGTCAACCGCGTGCCCTACCGCATCGGGCGGCTGTCGCAGGCATTGCTGGCCCACTCCCACGGGCGTCGGCTCGCCCAGCTCGAAACCGCGCTGCCGCTGGACCGGATGGACTGGGTGGCGCGGGCGGACGAACTCGTGGTGCCGATGCTGGTACTGCACAGCGACGACGACGAGTTCGTGCCGTCGGGTCCCTCGCGCCGGCTCGCCCTGGCGCGGCCCGACCTGGTGCACCTGGT
- a CDS encoding response regulator transcription factor, with translation MVERAGVPVPRPGRFAAMVVVATPSLRDSVAHTLRVLGARHVLEVGTVADARVKSGAGIADICVAEAALPDGSGITLIRELRAAGWVRALVLSTADDPYSVRAAIGAGVRAYLVSAAASAAPRSTADRGDGVDSLSAREIQVLQLVADGKSNKDIGEELGLSALTVKSHLARIARKLGTGDRAEMVATALRSGAIA, from the coding sequence ATGGTCGAACGAGCTGGAGTCCCGGTGCCTCGCCCTGGTCGATTTGCTGCGATGGTCGTCGTGGCCACCCCGTCACTGCGGGACTCGGTAGCCCACACCCTGCGCGTGTTGGGTGCGCGTCACGTGCTCGAGGTGGGGACGGTGGCCGACGCCCGGGTGAAGTCGGGTGCCGGGATCGCCGACATCTGCGTGGCGGAGGCAGCACTGCCGGACGGCTCGGGGATCACCCTGATCCGCGAACTGCGTGCCGCGGGCTGGGTGCGTGCGTTGGTGCTCAGCACGGCCGACGATCCCTACAGCGTGCGGGCAGCCATCGGTGCCGGTGTCCGGGCCTACCTGGTCTCGGCAGCAGCCTCGGCGGCCCCGCGATCCACCGCCGACCGCGGCGATGGCGTCGACTCCCTGTCCGCTCGGGAGATCCAGGTGCTGCAACTGGTGGCGGACGGCAAGTCCAACAAGGACATCGGCGAGGAGCTCGGACTGTCCGCCCTCACCGTGAAGAGTCATCTGGCGCGCATCGCGCGCAAGCTCGGTACGGGTGATCGTGCCGAAATGGTGGCCACTGCCCTGCGCTCCGGAGCCATCGCATAG
- a CDS encoding chlorite dismutase family protein, with the protein MSTPSARQINDTIRYTMWSVFAAEPLTDPATGHRADRRALSEEVEYALEALAAKDLVVRGWYDVAGLRADADLMVWWHAPEVETVQQAYRALRRTGLGSQLHPVFSVVGMHRPAEFNKGHVPAFMAGEEPRGYLCLYPFVRSYDWYLLPEEERRAMLVEHGMAARGYADVRANTVSSFALGDYEWLLAFEADELHRMVDLMRELRAVEARRHVREEVPFYTGPRVALGDLVAALP; encoded by the coding sequence ATGAGCACCCCCTCGGCGCGCCAGATCAACGACACCATCCGCTACACCATGTGGTCGGTGTTCGCGGCGGAACCGCTCACCGATCCGGCGACCGGGCACCGGGCGGATCGGCGGGCGTTGTCCGAGGAGGTCGAATACGCCCTGGAGGCGCTGGCGGCCAAGGATCTGGTGGTGCGTGGCTGGTACGACGTGGCCGGATTGCGGGCCGACGCCGATCTCATGGTGTGGTGGCATGCTCCCGAGGTCGAGACCGTGCAACAGGCCTACCGGGCACTGCGGCGCACCGGGCTCGGCTCGCAACTGCACCCGGTGTTCTCGGTGGTCGGGATGCATCGCCCGGCCGAGTTCAACAAGGGGCACGTGCCGGCCTTCATGGCCGGTGAGGAGCCTCGGGGGTACCTGTGCCTGTACCCCTTCGTGCGCTCCTACGACTGGTACCTGTTGCCGGAGGAGGAGCGCCGCGCCATGTTGGTCGAGCACGGCATGGCGGCCCGGGGCTATGCCGACGTGCGTGCCAACACCGTGTCGTCCTTCGCCCTGGGCGACTACGAGTGGCTGCTGGCATTCGAGGCCGACGAGTTGCACCGCATGGTCGACCTGATGCGCGAGCTGCGGGCGGTCGAGGCCCGGCGTCACGTGCGCGAAGAGGTGCCGTTCTACACCGGCCCACGGGTGGCGTTGGGCGACCTGGTCGCGGCGCTGCCCTGA
- a CDS encoding DMT family transporter, with the protein MAAALALLSGLLWGTADFGGGLASRRLPALVVVGWSQAAAFVDLVAGALLTRTGLPDGPWLVWGMLSGVAGAGGLVCFYRALSTGTMGVVSPIAGLGALVPVVADLLAGHTPTLLQGIGMGVALAGAVAASGPELSGGASSSSVVLAAVAGFLFGLTFVGMDHGATSSPLYTAIGMRLASLLLFGALAVAAASLGGVRPVDLPMLAAVGIADGAANLIFSIASTMGLVSVVAVLGSLYPVATVLLARVFLAERLRPVQVAGVVAALGGVALVSVG; encoded by the coding sequence ATGGCCGCCGCTCTCGCCCTGCTGTCCGGACTGCTCTGGGGGACTGCCGATTTCGGTGGCGGACTGGCCAGTCGGCGGCTGCCCGCCCTGGTCGTGGTGGGCTGGTCTCAGGCGGCGGCCTTCGTGGACCTGGTCGCCGGTGCCCTGCTCACCCGGACCGGCCTGCCGGACGGACCGTGGTTGGTCTGGGGCATGCTCAGCGGCGTCGCCGGGGCGGGCGGCTTGGTCTGCTTCTACCGGGCGTTGTCGACCGGCACCATGGGGGTCGTCTCCCCGATCGCCGGGCTCGGTGCGCTGGTTCCGGTGGTCGCCGACCTGCTGGCCGGTCACACCCCGACCCTGCTGCAGGGGATCGGCATGGGCGTGGCGCTGGCAGGGGCGGTGGCGGCGAGCGGGCCGGAGCTGTCCGGTGGGGCCAGCTCGTCCAGCGTGGTGCTGGCGGCGGTGGCCGGCTTCCTGTTCGGGCTCACCTTCGTCGGCATGGACCACGGGGCGACCTCCAGCCCGCTCTACACCGCGATCGGCATGCGGTTGGCCTCGCTGCTGCTGTTCGGAGCACTGGCCGTGGCCGCTGCCAGCCTGGGCGGGGTGCGTCCGGTGGACCTGCCGATGCTCGCGGCGGTGGGGATCGCGGACGGCGCCGCGAACCTGATCTTCAGTATTGCCTCGACGATGGGCTTGGTCAGCGTGGTGGCGGTGCTGGGGTCGCTGTACCCGGTGGCCACGGTGTTGCTGGCCCGGGTCTTCCTGGCCGAGCGGTTGCGACCGGTCCAGGTCGCCGGGGTGGTCGCCGCGCTCGGCGGGGTGGCGCTGGTCTCGGTCGGCTGA